The proteins below are encoded in one region of Toxoplasma gondii ME49 chromosome IV, whole genome shotgun sequence:
- a CDS encoding hypothetical protein (encoded by transcript TGME49_320260~Signal peptide predicted by SignalP 2.0 HMM (probability 0.988) with cleavage site probability 0.737 at residue 24~Predicted trans-membrane domain (TMHMM2.0):4-24:632-655:667-690:693-713:717-737:741-764) encodes MARAWAVSIISLLCVAVLAAPSYAGQTQTHHRSSHSNAAVTSSVLTAMAPACLRCSPESQTASARYAHEVVSSLHIPPADPARCEMHLQHLICSFNCSDMKTQSWASVDANAFSGISFVEAETRVSTTVRVCSHACEQFGAACGTAGSVGAVKEGGLSFVEKKRGGKRAAHQRDAGQDGEDSPGFLHLHTTQKSLSRDSAKAKQRHHSCVSLKLPELRLAGNGGKPMGLAFVSVDGPATGVEQETQGNDACLSFLQLEQPSSYTGEQMVESSFQAPYLTRLQSIAEHDQLTDPSTLVPAVPVVPVNSQPVMPTDIVTVAPAYPAITPSAAVPAAIASQEPSTGVAAVSNPAAPAVVSAAIPSAPATPASPTPLAAIPQLAVSSSVAPVAASAARTPVVGAALPGAALPEALTATPVQPVDVSQLQPVAPTAAQPLVPVELKPAFPSEALPVVSAQAQPAAAPQAQPMAAAPQAQPMAAAVKTPQPPVASGPAAATSTTVPSPVAVQRVAEAPQTVSLTPAAAASPSTVSAQSVSAPATQADVDSDPATATAPTVDGATISTSEEAGPSQSGAAETMEALPPVAGSQVRLVGAPRNIRTTRTQAQFREAPTIEIIPADGFCMNNCECWPVWASAIVVFVIYLAATFTAIAMTASLFSRGLWSSTFYRGGGNWLVVASVTGALTGGLVGGLVTYCVAGGLGLAAGLMTLCCSILLVGRRGAWLGAMGGVLTGGVVGGMINTGGLAFALGAGVGLLLGIICGFAPVARQLKVNERYIRQGMAASISGNAGKKHQDAARRGDGGMDHARGGYDPLGSGGEESHRQPKPSALGNTQSSRRPDVTAGSVSRLRSLGLTHQAFTAEDDNLLEQTRSGESDGHEPW; translated from the exons ATGGCGCGTGCTTGGGCGGTCTCTATTatttcgcttctctgtgttgCCGTCCTAGCGGCCCCGAGTTACGCggggcagacgcagacacatCACCGCTCCTCCCATTCTAACGCTGCCGTTACTTCCTCGGTGTTGACAGCAATGGCACCCGCGTGTCTCCGCTGTTCGCCAGAGTCGCAAACAGCGTCTGCCAGATACGCCCACGAAgtcgtttcctcccttcaTATCCCGCCAGCGGACCCCGCCCGCTGCGAAATGCACCTCCAGCATCTGATCTGCTCTTTCAACTGCTCCGATATGAAAACCCAGTCGTGGGCTTCTGTTGATGCCAACGCGTTTTCTGGGATTTCTTTCGTGGAGGCTGAGACGCGCGTCTCCACGACTGTCCGGGTGTgttcacatgcatgcgagCAGTTCGGTGCAGCATGCGGGACTGCCGGAAGCGTGGGTGCCGTCAAGGAAGGTGGTTTGTCTTttgtggagaaaaagagagggggCAAGCGCGCAGCACACCAACGAGATGCAGGtcaggacggagaagactcACCGGGTTTTCTTCACCTGCACACAACACAGAAAAGTCTCAGCCGCGACAGCGCCaaagcgaaacagagacatcaTTCTTGTGTGAGTTTGAAGCTGCCCGAACTGCGCCTCGCGGGCAATGGCGGGAAGCCCATGGGGCTGGCCTTTGTGTCCGTCGATGGACCCGCGACTGGAGTtgaacaggagacacagggaaaCGATGCATGCCTCAGCTTCCTGCAACTGGAACAACCCTCTAGCTACACAGGAGAGCAAATGGTAGAGAGTTCCTTCCAAG CGCCTTACCTAACGCGACTCCAGTCAATTGCTGAGCACGACCAGCTGACTGATCCGTCGACACTCGTTCCAGCTGTCCCCGTTGTCCCAGTAAACTCCCAGCCTGTTATGCCAACAGACATTGTCACTGTCGCCCCGGCATACCCTGCCATCACCCCTTCCGCCGCGGTCCCTGCAGCCATCGCTTCCCAAGAGCCGAGCACCGGAGTTGCTGCAGTCTCCAATCCTGCCGCACCAGCTGTGGTGTCAGCTGCCATCCCAAGTGCTCCCGCGACTCCTGCATCCCCAACGCCTCTCGCCGCGATCCCTCAgcttgctgtctcctcgtcagTTGCCCCTGTCGCTGCGTCCGCTGCTCGGACTCCCGTCGTCGGCGCAGCGCTTCCAGGCGCGGCACTCCCCGAGGCTTTGACTGCCACTCCGGTACAGCCCGTTGACGTCTCTCAACTGCAGCCTGTTGCCCCTACAGCGGCACAGCCCCTCGTCCCTGTTGAGCTAAAGCCTGCCTTTCCCTCTGAAGCGCTTCCCGTTGTTTCAGCTCAGGCGCAGCCGGCTGCTGCTCCTCAGGCACAGCCGATGGCCGCTGCTCCTCAGGCACAGCCGATGGCCGCTGCCGTAAAGACGCCTCAGCCTCCAGTGGCTAGTGGTCCCGCGGCAGCTACGAGCACCACAGTCCCGTCTCCCGTTGCAGTTCAAAGAGTTGCTGAGGCCCCACAGACTGTGTCTTTGACCCCTGCCGCTGCGGCTTCACCCTCAACTGTGAGTGCACAGTCGGTATCTGCGCCGGCCACCCAGGCGGACGTCGACTCTGATCCTGCGACAGCAACAGCCCCCACAGTGGATGGGGCGACGATTTCCACAAGCGAGGAGGCAGGTCCCAGTCAGTcaggagctgcagagacaatGGAGGCGCTACCACCAGTCGCTGGTTCTCAGGTCCGCTTGGTCGGAGCACCGCGAAACATCCGCACAACCAGGACACAAGCTCAGTTTCGAGAGGCCCCAACGATTGAAATTATACCG GCCGACGGATTCTGCATGAACAACTGCGAGTGCTGGCCAGTCTGGGCGTCGGCGATTGTCGTGTTTGTGATCTACTTGGCGGCAACGTTCACTGCGATTGCCATGACGGCAAGCCTCTTTTCTCGGGGCCTCTGGTCGAGCACCTTCTACCGAGGAGGCGGCAACTGGCTCGTCGTGGCATCAGTCACAGGCGCGCTCACTGGCGGGCTGGTTGGCGGCCTCGTAACTTACTGCGTCGCGGGCGGCCTCGGCCTTGCCGCTGGTTTGATGACGCTTTGCTGCTCAATTTTACTCGTCGGTCGAAG AGGCGCGTGGCTCGGAGCTATGGGTGGTGTCCTGACGGGTGGCGTCGTGGGCGGTATGATCAACACGGGAGGTTTAGCATTTGCAT TGGGCGCAGGCGTTGGATTGCTCCTTGGTATCATTTGCGGCTTCGCGCCGGTCGCTCGCCAACTGAAAGTGAATGAGCGCTACATTCGTCAGGGCATGGCGGCGTCCATATCAGGAAA CGCTGGAAAGAAACACCAAGACGCAGCGCGGCGGGGGGACGGAGGGATGGACCACGCCCGCGGTGGCTACGATCCTCTTGGCTCTGGTGGTGAAGAGTCTCACAGACA acCGAAACCCAGCGCCTTAGGCAACACGCAATCGTCACGGCGCCCGGACGTGACCGCAGGGTCTGTCTCTCGGTTGCGTTCTTTAGGCCTGACACATCAAGCCTTCACAGCAGAAGATGACAATCTTTTAGAGCAGACGAGATCtggcgagagcgacggacACGAGCCCTGGTGA